From Zerene cesonia ecotype Mississippi unplaced genomic scaffold, Zerene_cesonia_1.1 Zces_u003, whole genome shotgun sequence, a single genomic window includes:
- the LOC119838481 gene encoding histone chaperone asf1 encodes MAKVHITNVVVLDNPSPFLNPFQFELTFECIEELKEDLEWRMIYVGSAETEEHDQVLDTIYVGPIPEGRHMFVFQAPPPDVTRIPENDALGVTVVLLTCSYRGQEFVRVGYFINNEYSESEPELRENPPAKPQFDKVVRNILASEPRVTRFKINWAEPDTAPADSGDANIETHAPSNDSYGASFNADSQLSGIEFQGSLSGYGDNSNSIAPMEC; translated from the coding sequence ATGGCAAAGGTTCATATAACCAACGTAGTCGTACTCGACAATCCCAGTCCATTTTTGAATCCTTTTCAATTCGAGCTGACCTTCGAATGTATAGAGGAACTGAAAGAGGATCTCGAATGGAGGATGATATATGTTGGATCGGCAGAAACAGAGGAACACGATCAAGTATTAGACACTATATACGTAGGTCCCATACCAGAGGGCCGTCACATGTTTGTGTTCCAAGCACCTCCGCCTGACGTGACACGGATACCCGAGAACGATGCTCTAGGCGTAACTGTAGTGCTATTAACGTGTTCATACAGAGGGCAAGAGTTTGTCCGCGTCggttatttcataaacaatgAATACAGTGAGAGTGAGCCGGAGTTGAGGGAGAATCCGCCGGCGAAGCCACAATTCGACAAGGTGGTGAGGAACATTCTAGCATCTGAACCGAGAGTGACGAGGTTTAAGATCAATTGGGCGGAACCGGACACTGCGCCGGCGGACTCTGGTGATGCGAATATAGAAACGCACGCGCCTAGTAACGATTCGTATGGGGCGTCGTTCAATGCGGATAGTCAATTAAGTGGGATTGAGTTCCAGGGTAGCCTTAGTGGGTATGGGGACAACTCGAATTCAATCGCTCCTATGGAGTGCTGA